The following are encoded in a window of Verrucomicrobiia bacterium genomic DNA:
- a CDS encoding glycoside hydrolase family 43 protein yields the protein MASASTTHTPVYPEYFADPYVWRAGKNYFAIGTGEHEASGGIGARVFPLLQSSDLQHWKFIDHALVPPASLVGTHFWAPEVVEHEHRFYLYYSAGFGDKGHQLRVAASDHAHGPFHDLGHALVDPNACSFAIDAHAFRDDDGQWYLFYARDFLQCSGDQRPGTALMAARMKSMTEIENEGQVVLRARHDWQRFERDRPMYGGRWDWHTLEGPFLRKHGGRYYCFYSGGRWENESYGVDYAVADHVLGPYSDAGGEARPRVLRTIPGGLLGPGHNSVITGPDGKTDFLVYHAWDSGMTARRMFIEPLVWTADGPRAQTLASVGQF from the coding sequence ATGGCATCGGCTTCAACAACGCATACTCCAGTCTATCCGGAATATTTTGCGGATCCCTATGTCTGGCGCGCGGGCAAAAATTATTTTGCGATCGGCACGGGCGAGCACGAGGCAAGCGGCGGAATAGGCGCCCGGGTTTTTCCGCTTCTGCAATCCAGCGATCTTCAACACTGGAAGTTCATCGACCACGCACTTGTTCCACCAGCGAGCCTCGTCGGCACACATTTTTGGGCGCCAGAGGTCGTCGAGCACGAGCACCGGTTTTACCTGTATTACTCAGCAGGCTTCGGGGACAAAGGCCACCAATTGCGGGTCGCCGCCAGCGATCACGCACACGGTCCGTTTCATGACTTGGGCCATGCGCTCGTTGATCCGAATGCCTGCTCGTTTGCAATCGATGCGCACGCCTTCCGTGATGACGACGGACAATGGTATCTGTTCTATGCCCGTGACTTTCTGCAATGTTCGGGCGACCAGCGCCCTGGCACTGCGCTGATGGCCGCGCGGATGAAATCAATGACGGAGATTGAGAACGAGGGCCAGGTGGTGCTTCGTGCGCGTCATGACTGGCAGCGATTTGAGAGGGATCGACCCATGTACGGCGGCCGCTGGGACTGGCACACGCTTGAAGGTCCGTTCCTTCGCAAACATGGCGGCCGCTATTACTGCTTCTACAGCGGCGGTCGTTGGGAAAACGAAAGCTACGGTGTTGATTACGCGGTCGCCGACCACGTTCTCGGCCCGTATTCCGACGCGGGTGGCGAGGCCCGTCCGCGAGTGCTGCGGACTATTCCCGGCGGCCTGCTGGGCCCCGGGCACAATTCCGTGATCACGGGACCCGATGGAAAAACTGACTTTCTTGTCTATCACGCGTGGGATTCCGGGATGACGGCGCGGCGCATGTTCATCGAGCCGCTGGTCTGGACAGCTGACGGACCGCGAGCTCAGACGCTCGCCTCGGTTGGGCAGTTTTAA
- a CDS encoding FliI/YscN family ATPase — MNALSCSSRLTSALHRVREARVTETCGRVVQVIGLVIESEGPLAAVGEVVRIESARHDGFTLAEVVGFRNHNLLLMPLGELHGIHPGSEVFATGSAMRVPVGNALKGRILDGLGKPLDSLGPVVADETVGLNLLPPHPLKRQRIKDVFQTGIKAIDTFTPCGRGQRMGIFAGSGVGKSTLLGMMASHAEADVNVIALIGERGREVREFLERDLDEAGRKKSVVIVATSNEPALHRVKGAFLAMAIAEYFRDRGQSVLLMMDSVTRFAMAQREIGLAVGEPPATRGYTPSVFSLLPQLLERAGTGEQGAITGLFTVLVEADDMNDPIADSVRSILDGHIVLTRELATQNHYPAIDVLESVSRLTRDLLATPQLNMAAAAREHMATYRKNQDLINIGAYPAGSSAPIDHAIALHDPLNKFLRQGVTDGFPASRSWEMLTQTLATPRPAAPAPKPQPHR, encoded by the coding sequence ATGAACGCTCTTTCCTGCTCTTCCCGCCTCACGTCCGCGCTGCACCGCGTTCGGGAAGCTCGCGTGACCGAGACCTGCGGACGTGTCGTCCAGGTCATCGGGCTCGTCATTGAATCCGAGGGACCACTCGCCGCCGTCGGCGAAGTCGTGCGCATTGAATCCGCCCGGCACGACGGCTTCACGCTTGCGGAAGTCGTCGGCTTTCGAAATCACAATCTCCTGCTCATGCCGTTGGGCGAATTGCACGGCATCCACCCTGGAAGCGAAGTCTTCGCAACCGGAAGCGCCATGCGCGTGCCGGTCGGAAATGCATTGAAAGGCCGGATTCTCGATGGCCTCGGAAAACCTCTCGACAGCCTTGGCCCTGTGGTCGCTGACGAAACGGTCGGACTCAATCTTCTCCCGCCGCATCCCTTGAAGCGCCAGCGCATCAAGGATGTTTTCCAAACCGGGATCAAGGCCATCGACACCTTTACTCCGTGCGGACGCGGACAACGCATGGGAATCTTCGCGGGCAGCGGCGTCGGCAAATCCACATTGCTTGGAATGATGGCATCCCATGCCGAAGCCGACGTCAATGTCATCGCCCTGATCGGTGAACGCGGACGCGAGGTGCGCGAATTCCTCGAGCGCGACCTTGACGAAGCCGGACGGAAAAAGTCTGTCGTGATCGTCGCGACGTCCAACGAACCCGCCCTCCACCGCGTAAAAGGAGCATTCCTGGCCATGGCGATCGCCGAATACTTCCGCGACAGGGGCCAGAGCGTTTTGTTGATGATGGATTCGGTCACGCGCTTTGCCATGGCGCAACGCGAGATCGGCCTTGCAGTGGGCGAACCGCCGGCCACGCGCGGCTACACGCCCTCGGTTTTTTCCCTGCTCCCGCAATTGCTCGAGCGCGCAGGCACAGGCGAACAAGGCGCCATCACAGGCTTGTTCACGGTTCTGGTGGAGGCCGACGACATGAACGATCCGATCGCGGATTCCGTGCGCTCGATTCTGGATGGCCACATCGTCCTCACCCGCGAACTCGCGACGCAGAATCATTATCCTGCAATCGATGTGCTGGAGAGCGTCAGCCGGCTCACGCGCGATTTGCTGGCAACGCCGCAGCTCAACATGGCTGCAGCGGCCCGCGAGCACATGGCGACATATCGCAAGAACCAGGACCTGATCAACATCGGGGCCTATCCCGCGGGCAGCAGCGCGCCGATCGACCACGCCATTGCTTTGCACGATCCGCTTAATAAATTCCTGCGACAGGGCGTCACCGACGGATTTCCAGCAAGCCGCAGCTGGGAAATGCTGACCCAAACACTCGCAACCCCACGACCCGCCGCTCCTGCTCCCAAGCCGCAGCCGCACCGATAA
- the fliR gene encoding flagellar biosynthetic protein FliR: MNLDYYNWMMVFVRMTAFMMLLPFFSATNFPRMMRVALGALTAALMAPMLPPVSLAGMTIYDLVGLFVQEIAIGLLLGFIARMVFYAADLAGNIIATEMGLNMGAVVNPATGQSSPVPSSILFFLAAIVMLTMDLHHWILVGFQQTYQVLPIGGAHLNGALFETVVKHTGKIFVVALQISAPVMAVSFVVTIVFAVLSRAVPQINVFILSFPFRIAGGLAVFGFTLHLTAQHVLNYLHRLPEDLIHVGRLIGG, translated from the coding sequence ATGAACCTGGATTACTACAATTGGATGATGGTGTTCGTGCGGATGACGGCGTTCATGATGCTGCTGCCGTTTTTTTCGGCGACGAACTTCCCCCGCATGATGCGCGTGGCGCTCGGAGCCCTGACCGCTGCGCTGATGGCTCCAATGCTGCCCCCAGTTTCGCTCGCGGGCATGACCATTTACGACCTCGTCGGTTTGTTCGTTCAAGAAATCGCGATCGGGTTGCTGCTCGGATTCATCGCGCGCATGGTCTTCTATGCCGCTGATCTGGCGGGCAACATCATCGCGACGGAAATGGGTCTGAACATGGGTGCGGTCGTCAATCCCGCCACGGGCCAGTCCTCCCCCGTTCCGAGTTCCATTCTCTTCTTCCTGGCGGCAATTGTGATGCTCACCATGGACCTGCATCATTGGATTTTGGTTGGATTCCAGCAGACCTATCAGGTTCTACCCATTGGCGGCGCGCACTTGAATGGAGCCTTGTTCGAGACTGTGGTGAAGCACACCGGCAAGATCTTCGTTGTGGCTCTTCAAATTTCCGCGCCTGTGATGGCGGTCTCGTTCGTTGTGACAATCGTGTTCGCGGTGCTCAGCCGCGCGGTGCCGCAAATCAACGTCTTCATTCTTAGTTTCCCATTCCGCATTGCAGGTGGCCTCGCCGTCTTCGGCTTCACCCTGCACCTGACTGCGCAACACGTCCTCAATTACCTTCATCGCCTTCCAGAAGATCTCATACATGTGGGCCGTTTGATCGGAGGCTGA
- a CDS encoding flagellar hook-basal body complex protein, with translation MLRSLNSGVSAMQQFQQRMDVIGNNIANVNTTGFKGARIDFADAFSQTVGSGSASGSMQIGTGVGTNAVSNQFRQGAVTSTGVTTDLAVSGNGFFAVRDNLTDADYVTRDGSFHLDNSGHLVTADGFRVQGYSDSQLTTRGDIVIDATDMQATRVAAATTARDAAAAALAGDPTNTTLQESLATAEAELTTAQNLKMASFSINSEGKINVRLNDGTEYVRGQVLLQNFQNPQALTKEGSNLFSGMTSAGPLADISAPGTNGLGSVKSGSLEMSNVDLANEFSSLITTQRAFQASARIITTSDEILQELVNLKR, from the coding sequence ATGCTTCGTTCCCTTAATTCCGGCGTCAGTGCCATGCAACAGTTCCAGCAACGCATGGACGTCATCGGCAACAACATCGCCAACGTCAACACCACAGGCTTCAAAGGCGCCCGCATCGATTTCGCTGACGCATTCAGCCAGACGGTCGGCAGCGGTTCGGCCAGCGGATCCATGCAGATCGGCACAGGCGTCGGCACCAATGCCGTCTCGAACCAATTCCGGCAGGGCGCCGTCACCAGCACAGGCGTTACAACGGATCTCGCGGTTTCCGGCAACGGATTCTTCGCCGTGCGCGACAACCTGACGGACGCGGATTACGTGACCCGCGACGGAAGTTTTCACCTGGATAACTCCGGGCATCTCGTCACAGCCGATGGTTTTCGCGTGCAGGGCTATTCCGATTCACAGCTGACCACGCGCGGCGACATCGTAATTGACGCGACCGACATGCAGGCCACCCGCGTGGCTGCGGCCACGACGGCCCGCGATGCCGCTGCAGCAGCGCTGGCGGGCGATCCAACGAACACCACCCTGCAGGAGAGCCTTGCAACAGCTGAGGCGGAACTGACCACCGCGCAGAATTTGAAAATGGCTTCCTTCAGCATCAACTCTGAAGGCAAGATCAACGTCCGGCTCAATGACGGGACGGAATATGTGCGCGGCCAGGTGCTGCTGCAGAATTTCCAGAACCCTCAGGCGTTGACGAAAGAAGGCAGCAATCTCTTCTCCGGAATGACGAGTGCGGGTCCGCTTGCTGACATCTCAGCCCCTGGAACAAACGGGCTGGGCTCCGTCAAATCCGGCTCCCTGGAAATGTCGAACGTCGACCTTGCCAACGAGTTCTCCTCCCTGATCACGACGCAGCGCGCGTTCCAGGCCAGCGCCCGGATCATCACGACGAGCGACGAGATCCTGCAGGAACTGGTCAACCTCAAGCGCTAA
- the fliQ gene encoding flagellar biosynthesis protein FliQ — MNSEFAIELLKAMMFQALTLSAPFLVTAMVVGLAVSLFQAVTSIHEQTLTFVPKALAVVGVMLLMLPWMVRSMVEFTTAIIQKIPQMTQ; from the coding sequence ATGAATTCTGAATTTGCGATTGAGTTGCTGAAGGCAATGATGTTTCAGGCGCTCACCCTCTCGGCGCCCTTCCTGGTCACCGCCATGGTGGTCGGCCTCGCGGTCAGCCTCTTCCAGGCAGTCACATCGATTCACGAGCAGACGCTGACCTTCGTGCCAAAAGCGCTGGCAGTTGTCGGAGTCATGCTTCTCATGCTCCCGTGGATGGTGCGCTCGATGGTCGAGTTCACGACCGCGATCATCCAGAAGATTCCGCAGATGACCCAGTGA
- a CDS encoding EscU/YscU/HrcU family type III secretion system export apparatus switch protein: MSEDRGEKTEQPTQKKLEEALKRGQIARSPEVQTAFVLLGGLAALTFAGQDIWKKLVWATVSSLGHLHDTPLSINALQGYGITGILLLLQCVGPVLLATMICGLLAGTIQNRFNTASEALQPNWARLNPVAGIQRLVSVRSAVPTLLSVVKFSIIVALTYREIHNVLLDPIFSTSVNVARIAQFLAETSLRIFLRVSLALLVIAAADYGYQWWRNHRDMMMTKQEVKDEMKNSEGNPQIKAARRRRKAINKRQMLADVAKADVVVTNPTRIAVALRYDRKTMRAPKVIAKGIRLNAKEIRDIARQHQIPIIENKPLARMLFKHAKVGGEVPADLYAAVAEVLAWVYRVNRYRYYAEQNAG; encoded by the coding sequence ATGAGTGAAGATCGCGGGGAGAAGACAGAGCAACCGACGCAGAAGAAGCTCGAGGAGGCACTGAAGCGCGGCCAGATCGCCCGCAGTCCAGAAGTGCAGACGGCGTTCGTTTTGCTGGGCGGCCTTGCGGCTCTGACCTTTGCGGGACAGGACATCTGGAAAAAGCTTGTTTGGGCGACCGTCAGCTCGCTCGGCCATCTCCACGACACGCCGCTTAGCATCAATGCGCTCCAGGGTTATGGCATCACGGGAATCCTGCTGCTGCTCCAGTGTGTTGGCCCCGTCTTGCTTGCCACAATGATCTGCGGCCTGCTCGCCGGCACGATTCAAAATCGGTTCAACACCGCCTCAGAAGCGTTGCAACCCAACTGGGCGCGACTTAATCCCGTGGCAGGCATTCAACGGCTGGTCTCGGTTCGATCGGCGGTTCCCACCCTGCTGTCAGTGGTGAAGTTCAGCATCATTGTCGCCCTCACATATCGCGAGATTCATAACGTCCTTCTCGACCCGATCTTCTCAACCTCAGTCAACGTCGCGCGCATCGCCCAGTTCCTTGCCGAGACGAGCCTGCGCATCTTCCTGCGCGTCAGCCTCGCGCTCCTCGTGATCGCAGCCGCCGATTACGGATATCAATGGTGGCGCAATCACCGCGATATGATGATGACGAAGCAGGAGGTGAAGGACGAAATGAAGAACTCGGAAGGGAATCCGCAGATCAAGGCTGCGCGCCGCCGGCGGAAAGCCATCAACAAACGGCAGATGCTGGCCGATGTCGCCAAGGCGGATGTGGTCGTGACGAACCCCACCCGAATCGCGGTGGCGCTCCGCTACGATCGCAAAACAATGCGCGCCCCCAAAGTCATTGCCAAGGGAATCCGCCTCAACGCGAAGGAAATCCGCGACATCGCACGGCAGCATCAAATTCCCATCATCGAGAACAAGCCCCTCGCCCGCATGCTGTTCAAACACGCAAAGGTGGGTGGCGAAGTTCCTGCCGACTTATACGCGGCGGTTGCTGAAGTGCTCGCATGGGTTTACCGCGTCAATCGCTATCGCTACTACGCCGAGCAAAACGCTGGCTGA
- a CDS encoding FliH/SctL family protein: protein MKLYKTITLSAPIRDVRLASADARVDIEARVREAEKAAYERGTRDAEKALSTQLIQQRAELLELQQGVFSSLSRSIPQVIAETEKAVIELAFEVAQKIVAGLPISAETIETTIQDALSQLEHKSDLTVQLNPEDLALLHKHNSPVLDSLPGADKLKLVSVPEVSRGGCVILTRFGVLDARRETKIEQLRKSLA, encoded by the coding sequence ATGAAATTGTATAAGACCATCACGCTCTCTGCCCCGATCAGGGATGTGCGGCTCGCATCCGCCGATGCGCGGGTGGACATCGAGGCTCGCGTGCGCGAAGCCGAGAAGGCTGCCTATGAGCGCGGAACGCGCGACGCCGAGAAGGCATTGAGCACGCAACTCATCCAGCAGCGAGCCGAACTGCTTGAACTGCAGCAGGGTGTGTTTAGCTCATTGAGCCGCTCAATTCCCCAGGTCATTGCCGAAACGGAAAAAGCCGTCATCGAACTCGCCTTCGAAGTCGCGCAGAAAATCGTCGCGGGCCTTCCCATTTCGGCCGAAACCATTGAAACCACGATCCAGGACGCACTCAGCCAGCTTGAACACAAAAGCGATCTCACGGTTCAACTGAATCCCGAAGACCTCGCGCTGCTGCACAAACACAACTCACCCGTCCTGGATTCGCTTCCTGGCGCGGACAAGCTCAAGCTGGTCAGTGTCCCGGAAGTAAGCCGTGGCGGCTGTGTCATCCTCACCCGGTTTGGTGTGCTCGATGCCCGGCGTGAAACCAAGATTGAGCAGCTCAGAAAGTCTCTCGCATGA
- a CDS encoding flagellar basal body-associated FliL family protein gives MAANRIEPGAEAASAAPEAVKPSAGGGMKAWLPLIITIVLMPALAWGMTTFVLLPRLQSGLGITPEAAAAHDGDPKKAAANAKKESVTVNKLLVNVAGTMGQRYLLVSLSVVGADPAFRAKMQESDPQLRDMACGTLATKTLADLEKPGARNLVRSELISGFNTILGAPMVQEIYLTEFAIQ, from the coding sequence ATGGCTGCCAATCGCATAGAGCCCGGCGCCGAAGCGGCTTCCGCCGCGCCGGAAGCGGTCAAACCGTCCGCCGGCGGCGGTATGAAAGCATGGCTGCCGCTGATCATCACCATCGTCCTAATGCCGGCGCTCGCGTGGGGCATGACGACATTCGTCCTGCTCCCGCGCCTTCAGAGCGGGCTGGGCATAACGCCCGAAGCCGCCGCGGCTCACGACGGCGACCCAAAAAAAGCCGCAGCGAACGCGAAGAAGGAATCCGTCACTGTAAACAAGCTGCTCGTCAACGTTGCGGGTACCATGGGGCAGCGCTACCTGCTCGTCAGCCTTTCCGTGGTGGGAGCGGATCCCGCTTTCCGCGCCAAAATGCAGGAATCGGATCCGCAACTGCGCGACATGGCGTGCGGCACGCTTGCCACGAAAACCCTTGCAGACCTTGAAAAGCCAGGTGCGCGCAATCTCGTGCGTTCCGAGCTGATCTCAGGCTTCAACACCATCCTGGGCGCACCCATGGTCCAGGAAATTTACCTCACCGAGTTCGCCATTCAGTAG
- the fliJ gene encoding flagellar export protein FliJ, translating to MKAFRFSLQPIRVLREQKEQKSQQAFSRAMRLHEQAALQLKVASDELLAAWNALCRETSAGVNAAQLSRTRTWCNSLELRQKECAEAAQRARRAMDAAMREMLVATRDRKAIDQYHERCRDTYNLAAQREEQKILDELGIRRAPASALSAMRR from the coding sequence ATGAAAGCCTTTCGTTTTTCCCTGCAACCGATCCGTGTTCTCCGCGAGCAAAAGGAACAGAAATCGCAACAGGCCTTCAGCCGCGCGATGCGTCTTCACGAGCAGGCGGCATTGCAACTGAAAGTCGCCAGCGACGAATTGCTCGCCGCCTGGAATGCGCTGTGCCGCGAAACCTCGGCAGGTGTCAATGCCGCGCAACTCAGCCGCACCCGCACTTGGTGCAACTCGCTGGAGTTGCGGCAAAAAGAATGCGCCGAAGCCGCCCAGCGCGCACGCCGCGCCATGGATGCCGCAATGCGCGAGATGCTCGTGGCCACGCGCGATCGCAAGGCAATCGACCAGTATCACGAGAGATGCCGCGACACCTACAACCTGGCGGCGCAACGGGAGGAACAAAAGATTCTCGATGAGCTGGGAATCCGCCGCGCGCCGGCTTCCGCGCTTTCCGCGATGCGCCGCTGA
- the fliN gene encoding flagellar motor switch protein FliN, producing the protein MNATAEIPSNLNLVLDVPVSLTIELGSCQLPMKDVLQLNVGSVVQLDKPADAPVELSVNGKLIARGEVVVIEDRFGVKITEVIGNSVAA; encoded by the coding sequence ATGAACGCGACCGCTGAAATCCCGAGCAATCTTAACCTCGTCCTCGACGTGCCGGTAAGCCTCACCATTGAACTGGGAAGCTGCCAGCTGCCCATGAAGGACGTGCTGCAGCTCAACGTCGGCTCCGTGGTGCAACTCGACAAGCCCGCCGACGCCCCCGTGGAACTCAGCGTCAACGGCAAGCTTATTGCCCGCGGCGAAGTAGTGGTGATCGAAGATCGCTTTGGGGTAAAAATTACCGAGGTGATCGGCAATTCCGTCGCAGCGTAA
- a CDS encoding flagellar hook capping FlgD N-terminal domain-containing protein → MSTVPSVTNTSGNGYEASVLPEKTLNQQDFFKLLMAQMTSQDPMNPVSNAEFMGQMAQFSTLEQTRTLEQNIALLRTEQQVLQANTLIGRDVTLQSGDATLEGTVEAVVIAEGVPKLLVDGVAYDLSQVTSISPTMLA, encoded by the coding sequence ATGTCCACCGTACCTTCAGTCACCAACACGTCCGGCAACGGCTACGAAGCCTCCGTTCTCCCTGAGAAAACGCTGAACCAGCAGGATTTCTTCAAGCTGCTCATGGCTCAAATGACTTCGCAGGACCCCATGAATCCCGTTTCGAACGCCGAGTTCATGGGCCAGATGGCGCAATTCAGCACGCTGGAACAAACCCGCACCCTGGAGCAGAACATCGCGCTCCTCCGAACCGAACAGCAGGTGCTGCAGGCCAACACGCTCATCGGCCGCGACGTCACATTGCAATCCGGCGACGCAACGCTAGAAGGCACAGTCGAAGCCGTCGTGATTGCAGAAGGCGTTCCGAAGCTGCTCGTGGATGGGGTCGCCTACGATCTCAGCCAGGTCACCTCGATTTCTCCCACAATGCTCGCATAA
- a CDS encoding FliM/FliN family flagellar motor switch protein gives MAPPAPPEGSAPAPATMVSVLSTKGGREAKSSDAIRSYDFRQSGFLAPSELRRIRVRHEQFVRGLASRLAIFLRVEYTVQLGKLQIVGYQKFIENLPSPNHITLFKTDPLKGTGLLVIPPRIGLSLVDRLLGGPGQMAEGNRDLSEIEIALIDQVATLLLTEWCAQWPEMRDLRPALLGHENNPKFLQTATGDTAMLLLTLNAGFGDQVEPIHIAFPYAMVEPLVRLLSPPGISSAENPANRAVKPRWNAELNEVPVAVVAEWQGLKLSAKEITQLKPGDVLMLDPGCAAQVQLRFSHLPKFTGRPGTAAGKWAVQLTAPITT, from the coding sequence ATGGCTCCCCCTGCCCCACCCGAAGGTTCAGCACCCGCGCCGGCCACAATGGTTTCGGTGCTCAGCACGAAAGGCGGGCGGGAAGCCAAGTCGTCCGACGCCATTCGCAGCTACGACTTTCGGCAATCGGGTTTCCTTGCGCCCAGCGAACTGCGGCGAATCCGGGTTCGACACGAACAATTCGTCCGCGGCCTGGCCTCCCGCCTGGCGATCTTCCTTCGCGTGGAATACACGGTTCAGCTCGGCAAGCTCCAGATCGTCGGCTACCAGAAATTCATCGAGAACCTCCCGAGCCCGAACCACATCACATTGTTCAAAACCGATCCTCTCAAAGGAACGGGATTGCTTGTCATTCCGCCGCGGATCGGACTTTCGCTCGTGGATCGCCTGCTGGGCGGCCCAGGGCAGATGGCCGAAGGGAACCGCGATTTGAGCGAGATCGAAATTGCGCTGATTGACCAGGTCGCCACGCTGCTCCTGACGGAATGGTGCGCCCAGTGGCCTGAAATGCGCGACCTGCGCCCTGCCCTGCTGGGTCACGAAAATAACCCGAAATTTCTCCAAACCGCCACGGGCGACACCGCAATGCTCTTGTTGACCCTGAACGCCGGGTTTGGCGACCAGGTGGAGCCGATCCACATCGCGTTTCCTTACGCGATGGTTGAACCGCTCGTCAGGCTTCTCTCGCCCCCGGGGATCTCGTCCGCGGAAAACCCAGCAAACCGGGCAGTGAAACCGCGGTGGAATGCCGAGTTGAACGAGGTTCCCGTCGCGGTGGTTGCCGAATGGCAGGGGCTCAAACTTTCCGCAAAGGAAATCACCCAGCTCAAGCCGGGCGACGTTCTTATGCTCGATCCGGGATGCGCGGCACAAGTCCAGCTACGCTTCAGTCACCTGCCAAAGTTTACCGGGCGTCCGGGAACAGCAGCAGGCAAATGGGCGGTCCAATTGACCGCGCCAATAACGACTTAA
- a CDS encoding flagellar biosynthetic protein FliO, producing the protein MSAFLSSRVSLFFCWAIFLAFPMRGIAAEAVVLPEEQVPAIAVSETTNSVSQAESPGPGEPMATVVAPANSPGTNQIASLADSATPGNAMPNVAGSLLRVMGMLAVVLALFLGGVWLFRNWQRFTMPRGQSPKLNILESRSLGGRHAILVVGYQQERFLVASSPAGVNLLTHLPSAQEEPMGPEEAALPKTPAFAETLAQMLKGKSRP; encoded by the coding sequence ATGAGCGCATTCCTGTCATCCAGGGTCTCCCTGTTTTTCTGCTGGGCTATCTTTCTGGCCTTTCCAATGCGGGGCATCGCGGCTGAGGCCGTGGTCCTCCCGGAGGAGCAAGTCCCTGCAATCGCCGTTTCTGAAACTACGAATTCTGTTTCGCAAGCGGAGAGTCCCGGGCCGGGCGAGCCAATGGCGACGGTCGTTGCCCCGGCAAATTCTCCCGGCACAAACCAGATCGCCAGCCTTGCAGACTCTGCGACTCCGGGGAACGCCATGCCAAATGTTGCAGGCTCATTGCTGCGCGTCATGGGCATGCTTGCGGTGGTGCTTGCCCTCTTCCTCGGCGGAGTCTGGCTGTTTCGCAACTGGCAGCGTTTTACAATGCCGCGGGGTCAATCGCCGAAACTCAACATCCTGGAGAGCCGTTCACTTGGCGGGCGTCACGCCATCCTCGTTGTCGGGTATCAACAGGAACGTTTCCTCGTTGCGTCGTCCCCTGCAGGAGTCAATCTCCTGACTCATCTTCCCTCCGCCCAGGAGGAACCGATGGGCCCAGAGGAAGCCGCGCTCCCCAAAACGCCAGCCTTCGCCGAGACACTCGCGCAGATGCTGAAAGGAAAATCACGGCCATGA
- the fliP gene encoding flagellar type III secretion system pore protein FliP (The bacterial flagellar biogenesis protein FliP forms a type III secretion system (T3SS)-type pore required for flagellar assembly.), with the protein MIFQFIKRVFQLRATRVWLPLVLLLAMSTGSAFGQATNQGGLVPVQISVGGQQGLGNVDTALQLLFVITMLSLAPAILLLMTCFTRIVIVLSFIRTALQLQGTPANQIIIGLALFMTYFVMAPVWENINRDALVPYRANQISSTEALGHASGHIRTFMLKQARPKDVELFASMAKIGPTAPEDLPLRVVIPGFIISELRTAFQMGFLIFVPFILIDLVVATVLMSMGMMMMPPMTFSLPLKLLLFVLVDGWELVIRSLVRSFGM; encoded by the coding sequence ATGATTTTTCAATTCATCAAACGCGTGTTTCAGCTTCGTGCAACGAGAGTTTGGCTTCCGCTCGTCCTTCTTCTCGCGATGAGCACGGGTTCGGCTTTTGGGCAGGCCACCAACCAGGGCGGACTCGTTCCGGTTCAAATTTCGGTCGGAGGCCAGCAGGGGCTTGGCAATGTCGATACCGCGCTGCAACTGCTCTTCGTCATCACGATGCTGTCGCTCGCGCCCGCGATTCTGCTGTTGATGACCTGCTTCACGCGCATCGTGATCGTCCTCTCCTTCATTCGCACCGCCCTGCAGTTGCAGGGAACGCCGGCCAACCAGATCATCATCGGGCTTGCGCTGTTCATGACCTATTTCGTCATGGCACCCGTCTGGGAGAACATCAACCGCGACGCGCTTGTGCCGTATCGCGCGAACCAGATCAGCAGCACCGAAGCGCTTGGCCATGCGAGCGGACACATCCGCACTTTCATGCTGAAGCAGGCGCGTCCCAAGGACGTGGAACTGTTTGCCTCAATGGCGAAGATCGGGCCGACTGCGCCCGAGGATTTGCCGCTGCGGGTCGTGATCCCCGGCTTCATTATCAGCGAACTCCGCACCGCATTTCAGATGGGCTTCCTCATCTTTGTGCCGTTCATCCTCATCGACCTTGTTGTGGCGACCGTGCTCATGAGCATGGGCATGATGATGATGCCGCCCATGACGTTCTCACTTCCGCTCAAGCTGTTGCTGTTCGTCCTCGTCGATGGCTGGGAACTCGTCATCCGTTCGCTCGTTCGAAGTTTCGGAATGTGA